The Vigna unguiculata cultivar IT97K-499-35 chromosome 11, ASM411807v1, whole genome shotgun sequence genomic sequence TGCCTATAGAGAGGAGGACAAAATTTTAGATGGTGAGAGGAGAATTTGGGTGCTTGAGAGATTGATTGGGAGGAGGTTTGAAGCAAAACCGTGGGGAACAAAGGAACATCAAGTTTATTCCTAATTTTAACCCAAaattccaagttaggggagctgaactcgaaatttgtgttgttgtatgtaattttatgattttgatgaaattatgCACTGAAATTCGTGATGCACATGAGGGAATTTGGGGGTTGTGAGTTTGGTActgttttatttgaattttgatcTAAATGCATGAATAAAATGGGTTTATGCACTATAAATACAGGAATGGTGTAAAACTTGGAATTTGGGAATTTTATGGAGTCTATATTATGCCTATGTGTTGTTGCAATGTATGTAAATTGATTTGGTATGAATAGAAATGTGTTTTGGTATGGTTGTGCATTATTTTGAGTGAATTATATGCGTGAACAAGGAGAGAgctctgcaagtctcgcccaagcgagtctatCTCATCTAAGCGAGAGTTACAGAACCTTGTTTTTGGTTCTGAGTCGCGTTTCTCGCTTGGACGACTGGTTCAGGTTTGAGCGACAAacactctcgcttaggcgagagtggctcgcctaagcgaggtagTGAAGAAGTTTGCGCGTGTTGAGTGCgacttctcgtccaggcgaggggtTTTTGGGGTTTTTTGGCGACAaacactctcgcctaggcgagagtggctcgcgtAAGCGAGTTACGAAGTTGAATTGGTGTATTTCTCGTCGAATCCTCGTCCATGTGAGGTGTGTGTGTTATTTTGAGCGAAGGTGTGACTCGCCCGGGCGAaaagagctcgcctaagcgagataacgtggaGAAGTCACtattttaagctcgctcaggtgAGGTGGACTAGCTTAAGTGAGGCTGAGGGTTTAACTTGGGCTAGGCTCCCTGGCTTATGTGAGTTTATGCGAATTACTATGTTTGTATGTGCATTATGTGCTGGTTTGGCTACTCTTTCCTCATTATAGGAAGttatatgcatgtgtttgtggtgtttgggcttgaaggactaagtccaatatgGGTCCGGGATGTTCTTGTTGgttggacgcatgatgggcatggaactatAAAGTTCCCGTCGACTGCTAagtggcgaggagtccttagtatggtgattacatgcgtcgaccgcacgatgggcaaggaactgttatgttcccgtcggtTGCTATtaggcgaggagtccatagtatggtgattgcgtgtgTGCCATGGTCCGAGTGTGAGAggcttggatgatttactatagacgaggagtctgtagggcaggactttGAGCAGGACTTTGAGTAGGACTTTGGTTTCGTGGGAGTACAGTGAAGTCCCAGgacctagttcatgtatatgactcatgaaggactatgagatcatGGATGGGTAGttataaaacaatgaaatacttagtcatgttattttattgtgggatgggtggcatatttttttcatgtatatatttttatatattgtgcatagctcaccctttctgtgtgtgtgtggcgatgattagataacttgttatccgggagcagatgatttgacaggtgagccaagAGATGCTTAGAGGTGGAATGTAGGGGCTACTTTGGcttttgaaagagttttcaTATTTAGACTTTTGATGTAAAGATTTATTATGTTGAATTTTGGTGGATTTTGGAACAATGTATTTGCGAGCATatgaattatgttatattaaagtttttaatttcccgtgttttggaaATGGTATTATATCAAATGaggttttattttcatttcctattttatttattaaaaataattagtaatattccttagagatgttacatttggtattagagcaaaagttttgaaaaatattttaaatatttggggCTTTTAGGGAGTGAGCTTGCCGTTTGATTGCTTGTGTGATTGAATTGAATGTTGTAAGTGAGTGAGTAGCTTTGCTTAACCAGTGAATTGAATTCTTAACAATTGAATGTGGCGTATTCAGGTTATTGCTGCTAATAGGAGGAGAAGGAGTAATGGTGCTGATGACATCGCTGAGGGTATTCACcggatggtggatgcgatgcagGAACCTGTAGCAGCGCAGCCCAGAACAGCTATTGCACTAGTCTAGGTGCCAACTGTGGAGGATATCTTGCGTCACAAGCAAGCTGAGTTCACTGGCAAAGCCTCCGCCGATGAAGCGGATGCATGGTTGTGCAAGTGTGAGAAGATTTTTAAGGTGATGAACTGCACTGATGAGCATAAGCTACTATTTGCCACCTATCTACTGAACGATGACGTAGAGTACTGGTGGGCGGGAATGCAACAGCAGATGCAGACCCGGGATGAACAGGTGGAGTGGACTAGCTTCAGGACTTAGTTCCTGGAGAAGTATTTCCCCGACACAGCCAGGCAGGACAGGGAAGCTGAGTTCCTTGCACTATAGCAAAGGGATATGACTGTGCAGGAATACGTGAATAAGTTTGAGCACCTAGCAAGATACTATTCACAGAACATTACTGAGGATTGGAGGTGCTTGAAGTTTGAGCGAGGACTCAAACATGAACTAAAGAAGGTGGTGACACCTTTGAAAGAGAGAAGATTTCCAGTCTTAGTGGAACAGGCCAAGAGTGTTGAGCACCTGGAGAAGGGCCTTCCTCCCGTTGCTAGACATTAGAAAAATGTCGCAGAGGCGAGGCAAATGAAGAAGCCTTACAGTCGACCACAAACATCTCAGGGTCCTACTTGCTATCAGTGTGGCGGACACCATTTAAAGAGAAATTGTCGGCAACTGACAAGGGGTGTAGGGGGATCAGGTGACCGTCGCAAGTGTTTCATATGCGACAAATCGGGACACTTTACCAATAATTGCCCAGAAAAGAAGAATTTGGGTGTGAAGAAGCCAGCAGCATCGCTAGCAAAAAGAGCTAGAGCGGCTGGCAGGGTCTTTGCCTTGACCTCCACAGAGGCTACTAAATCAGGTAACATTATCCTCAAGCCATGTTTATTGTTGGGTCAGTTAGTATTAGTGTTGTTCGATTCTGGAGCAACACATTCTTTCATTGCTAATGTGTGTGTGGGGAGATTGAATTTGGTGAAATGCGATTTGGGTTGTGAGTTGCTTGTTTCAACTCCCTCCTCGGGTCAAGTAGCTAATAGTTCAGTCTGCTTTGGGTGTTCAATGGAAGTGGCAGGTCACAGATtcaaggtgaacttggtgtgcttgGCTTTTGGAGGGACTGGATGTAATCTTTGGGATGGACTGGCTATCTAACAAtcacattataatttattgtggACGGTGCAGTTTGGTATTCCCAGAACACGGGGGATTGGAGTTAATCTCAACTCAAAGAGCGATAAATGAAGTGGAAGCTGCAGCCACCTGTTTTATGATAGTGGCTCATATAGAGAAGAATAGCACCGCAGAGAAAATCAGTATGATTCCAGTAGTGGGAGAGTATGCAGATGTCTTCCCTGATGAAATTCCAAAATTGCCACCTagtagggatgtggatttcaccaTTCGAATTTAGGATTAATTGATTATACCTATAACAAATAAACACAACCATCCACATGAAAGTATTTCACATTTCCTTCGTCCTCAACGACAATGAAGCAGTACATAGACTCCCAATGAAGTACTCATACACTACACTACCCCAATTATATTTTCCAAGACTTCCAATGTCATCACAATGTTAAACAATGTTGGAAAAATTGTACCACTGCGACTTGACAACAAAAACTCACATATGCCTATCAAAACATacaatctaaaaaaataaactatagtTAAATCTTGATGATGTTGCGataataattcataaatgaTTTTCACATCTACATTTTCATCATCAAAGTGTTTTCTACACCCACTATGTATAACACTCCCACTCAAATCAATTTTAGGTCCAACCACCCTCAACCCTAAACCTAAGCATACATCTAATAAAGAAAATCTAACAACTTCTTTACTAAGGCGAAAACCACCTCTCCTTTCAACCCACGCATTAACTAACTCATTCAAAAGATTTCTACTTATCTTCATAGACTCTTTCAACTTGTCATCTAGTCAAACGTTGTTCTTTCTAGACAATTAATTTGTTTCGATGTTAAGTTATTATTCAAAGAACCAACATATTGCACCCGACATGAATGTCTAAAATAAATCTACATCCACCATACAAAGACCACATAAAGCCattatttaatcaatatattgaAAAATCTTATAAAACCATTTCCAAAGTTTTACCTTCCTCTTTGTTGTATAACCATTGTATTCATTAACATCACTCATCATTCCCGAATCAGATCATTACTTCACCAAAATTAAACTACATCAAATATCAAATGGTTAAAactacaacataaaaaaaatatcccaTATGGACAACGATGGTCCTACACACTTTCAAAAAAACTACTGCACATCATAAATATAAGGGTTCCAATCACAAAATAATGTACCATAAGTCGAACGGTTGAAATATAACGCTTCAATGTCCAAAATACATAACTCAGGTAAATAGTTAACATCACTAAAGTATTCAAATAACAGGGCAACAAACACCAcacccaaaaaaatcaaaacaagatTTTTTTCATGCTAGAACATGAAACACCACACCAAAAGATGTAATATTTCTTTGTTATATACATGTGTTAATTAATGTATACATTTGCTTTTTTTAATGTTCAATTCTTTCACTATAATAAAACCACCCTCTTTTCTAGCATTATTCATCATTCACAAATCAGATCTTCACTcctccaaaaataaaatgaataaaagataTCATGGTTACATACATGGGATATATTCTAAACCAAATATCACATGCTTACACACAGGGGATATATTACTCATGCAATGCTACAACTTCTCTAAGACACATAAACGCACACATGTGTTCAAATATAAAGCTTCAATGACCAAAATAGACAATTGAGGCAAATAATTGATACAACACAAATACTTAAATAATAGAATAGGAAAGAACACACCCAACTATTACTTCGCGATTAACCACAAATAGTacaattaaatatgtattatgAGGCAACATAATATCCACaaactttttttaagaaatCTAAGAAATTACACCAACTCTACTATAAATGCCTTGgtgaataacattttttaaaatggcacaaaataaatgttagtGTTCAAATCAACAGAAAAGGAAATTGACCTCCCAAAATATATAGTTGTTtctgcaaagaacaaataagatatgatAGACACAAGTATTACCTCACCCTGGTCCgccatctcctcagtaggctcCTTCCCGGTTGATATATATCGCTTATGGGTATCTCGGTGTGATCGGTTTGGActcgggaggggttacctgtagaagggactctgaagctcaagtcagcggaatgtctcagaaagtcaaatctatgattaaggaagtaatgaatgcgtacccttaattcgtggggtccatcgtatttatagattattaattatgtctggccacgtcatgggttgggcccttgcttgggc encodes the following:
- the LOC114170179 gene encoding uncharacterized protein LOC114170179, with protein sequence MKKPYSRPQTSQGPTCYQCGGHHLKRNCRQLTRGVGGSGDRRKCFICDKSGHFTNNCPEKKNLGVKKPAASLAKRARAAGRVFALTSTEATKSGNIILKPCLLLGQLVLVLFDSGATHSFIANVCVGRLNLVKCDLGCELLVSTPSSGQVANSSVCFGCSMEVAGHRFKVNLVLVFPEHGGLELISTQRAINEVEAAATCFMIVAHIEKNSTAEKISMIPVVGEYADVFPDEIPKLPPSRDVDFTIRI